Proteins co-encoded in one Pocillopora verrucosa isolate sample1 chromosome 1, ASM3666991v2, whole genome shotgun sequence genomic window:
- the LOC136284379 gene encoding uncharacterized protein, with protein sequence MNDEPVAEGAGPGFPPNESCPDTRVRKLTEKGQEEKLRRLKNDQTAKTTAVTKQRNALTNLMEDENNLHLVKSEVIVLNTLFKEYQEARDLYYCQLTSEQDQDRELDRYESKEKSFLEFRKQVMEWMNVAERRLTEELDLLSEVKSASSKSSRVSTRSKKSSASSTTSARAKEKLKLAELQAEKQMLERKQALRAADEALKLETEIAKAQARERVYADLENDGNLENKDGIVPCLQQSEPKFMASTPAAHLNPAAPEFHSNSLAGEISPPANNGTTDVPQGIIAAADDPYRLEPHERSFKEVMAMQRQQNEQMIATHRQLAAAMTLPQPEVHKFKGDPIEYGTFIMAFKARIESRTFRAADCLYYLEQHLEREPRELIGGCLHMDPSEGYKEARRLLEKEYGDPFKVSMAYVNKALGWSPVRPDDASGLKRLSLFLIKCKNAMMSVSHMNELNHPTNLQTIAKKLPSHLQSRWRDRAAKLKENGRIASFKDLADFVVSAAESANDPVFGVQALSSTQERRRDNSGRDGKKKPSSATKTSNSFATGITIPGIEAVNHANRNNAGGKEKLCPFCSKNHDLDDCAEFLKRTMDERKTFLYERKLCFACYESDHVSKGCVKRRTCKKCKKRHPTALHIDGFTMNRESVSNKPQATEVQSIAVSNRRIDVSKPVQDAPSCKESVVLHAILPVKVKQKGCNNSVVTYAFYDNGSGGCFATENIRRQLGIDGVKVMLQLTTMHGQSQVESIILDDLIVTSLDDENPIELPRSYTRDEIPAEHHQIPTPSLINQWSHLSEVAKKIPELEPRLEIGLLIGSNCPPALEPLEVVPCRSDGPFALRLRHGWTVCGPLHIRTDHDKDKIIANRITVREVETPKEIIAPTSLLRMLQMDFNDHTVSKAPDERGPSQEDRKFLTMVERETKVVDGHYQVPLPLRHSDIIMPNNKEQAIKRANWQKKKMLRDSKYRSDYVSFVNDVIAKGYAQRVPNELLIPNPGKVWYLPHHGVYHPKKPEKIRVVFDCSSKFQGVSLNDCLMQGPDMTNSLVGVLTRFREDPVAFMGDVESMFHQVTVPPEQYDYLRFLWWPDGNLEAELQEYRMVVHLFGAASSPSVANFALKRTARDNEDKYGTLVADTLRNNFYVDDCLRSVSSEGKAVELIEGLRQSCKKGGFRLTKFTSNSRAVLESIPEDERSKEVRSITLDCDNLPIERALGIQWCVQSDCFGFRIVINSKPFTRRGVMSTISSIFDPLGFIAPFTLLAKKLLQDLCRNEDLDWDDDIPEDYRSKWLRWCGELPLLEQFHIDRCHKPPGFGPVVSRQLHLFSDASQVGYGCVAYLRLMDNMGRIHCSFLMGKARLAPIKAVTVPRLELTAATVSVRVGQMLYEELEVKPESIIYHTDSTTVLRYIRNERRRFQIFVANRVQLIRDFTSPMQWKYVDTSSNPADDASRGLSAAGLLQQQRWSNGPHFLGKSEKDWPQQPFPVGEVPDDDPEVRKVASAGTMVMEATATSVNKLIEYHSSWYRLRLSVAAFLRIKAVLRKRKEIRGQGSLEIDSDHGQARSGVKSLQAETKVVGDCCAPLSVQEFEEAEMAILRFVQLQSFSREFDALRQVSDKGGGDERGRAKQKKMASFVLVAALAALTIFQKKRNTPSSYLARVTL encoded by the exons ATGAACGATGAACCTGTCGCTGAGGGCGCTGGGCCTGGGTTTCCTCCGAACGAAAGCTGTCCCGATACTCGTGTAAGGAAATTAACTGAAAAGGgtcaagaagagaaattaagGCGACTGAAAAACGATCAAACTGCCAAAACGACTGCTGTGACAAAGCAAAGGAATGCTCTCACAAACTTAATGGAAGATGAGAACAATCTTCATTTAGTGAAATCAGAGGTTATTGTATTGAACACATTATTCAAGGAGTATCAAGAAGCACGTGACCTTTATTATTGCCAGTTGACCTCCGAACAGGATCAAGACAGGGAACTTGATCGCTATGAAAGTAAGGAGAAGTCATTTTTGGAATTTAGGAAACAGGTTATGGAATGGATGAATGTAGCAGAACGTCGCTTAACAGAAGAACTTGATCTGCTCTCAGAAGTAAAATCGGCTTCATCCAAATCGTCCCGTGTTAGCACCCGTTCGAAGAAGTCTTCAGCCAGCTCAACGACATCTGCACGAGCAAAGGAGAAACTTAAGCTAGCGGAATTAcaagctgaaaaacaaatgctaGAACGCAAACAAGCTCTACGAGCAGCAGATGAAGCCttgaaactggaaactgaaatagcGAAAGCCCAGGCCAGAGAAAGGGTTTATGCCGATTTGGAAAATGATGGTAACCTAGAAAATAAGGATGGTATTGTTCCCTGTCTCCAGCAAAGTGAACCTAAATTCATGGCTTCAACACCTGCCGCTCATCTCAACCCTGCTGCCCCAGAGTTTCACTCAAACAGTCTAGCCGGCGAGATATCGCCTCCGGCTAACAACGGGACCACTGATGTACCACAAGGAATTATCGCTGCAGCTGATGATCCCTATCGATTGGAACCCCATGAAAGGTCTTTCAAAGAAGTGATGGCCATGCAGCGACAGCAAAATGAGCAAATGATTGCAACCCATCGGCAACTGGCTGCAGCAATGACTCTGCCTCAACCTGAAGTGCACAAGTTTAAAGGAGACCCCATCGAATATGGAACCTTTATCATGGCATTCAAGGCAAGGATAGAGTCCAGAACATTCAGGGCGGCAGATTGCTTATACTACCTGGAACAACATCTTGAAAGGGAACCACGAGAACTTATTGGAGGCTGTCTGCATATGGACCCTTCTGAAGGATATAAGGAGGCGAGGAGGTTACTGGAGAAGGAATATGGGGATCCCTTTAAAGTTTCAATGGCCTATGTGAACAAAGCTCTCGGATGGTCCCCAGTTCGGCCAGATGACGCATCAGGACTAAAGCGTTTATCGCTTTTCTTGATTAAGTGTAAAAATGCTATGATGAGCGTGTCTCATATGAATGAGTTAAATCATCCTACGAACCTGCAGACCATTGCAAAAAAGCTTCCCTCGCATCTCCAGTCAAGATGGCGTGATCGTGCTGCGAAATTGAAAGAGAACGGAAGGATAGCGAGCTTTAAGGATCTCGCTGATTTTGTGGTGTCAGCAGCCGAATCAGCGAACGACCCTGTATTTGGCGTGCAGGCTTTAAGTAGTACCCAGGAAAGGCGCAGAGATAACAGTGGGAGAGATGGCAAGAAGAAGCCCTCGTCAGCAACTAAAACAAGCAACAGTTTTGCCACTGGTATCACCATTCCCGGCATAGAGGCTGTAAACCATGCGAACCGAAACAATGCTGGTGGCAAGGAAAAGTTGTGCCCCTTCTGCAGCAAGAACCATGACCTGGATGATTGTGCGGAATTCCTCAAAAGGACCATGGATGAAAGGAAGACATTTCTTtacgaaagaaaattatgctTTGCCTGTTACGAATCTGATCATGTATCCAAAGGTTGTGTAAAGAGACGCACCTGCAAGAAGTGCAAGAAACGGCACCCAACAGCATTGCACATTGATGGTTTCACAATGAATAGAGAGAGCGTCAGTAACAAACCCCAAGCGACGGAAGTTCAATCTATAGCGGTTAGCAATAGGCGCATTGATGTCTCTAAACCTGTACAGGACGCACCAAGTTGCAAGGAGTCCGTAGTGCTACATGCCATACTCCCAGTTAAAGTTAAACAGAAGGGCTGTAACAATTCAGTTGTCACGTACGCGTTTTACGATAATGGTAGTGGCGGCTGTTTTGCAACCGAAAATATCAGGAGACAGTTAGGAATAGACGGTGTCAAGGTTATGCTACAACTCACCACCATGCATGGACAGAGTCAAGTGGAAAGCATCATTCTGGACGATCTTATCGTTACGAGCCTAGATGATGAGAATCCCATTGAGTTGCCTCGCTCATACACAAGAGATGAAATCCCAGCAGAACATCACCAAATTCCCACGCCCAGTCTCATAAATCAGTGGTCACACCTTTCCGAGGTTGCGAAGAAAATCCCTGAGCTTGAGCCTCGCCTGGAGATTGGACTACTCATTGGCAGCAATTGCCCGCCTGCCTTAGAACCATTAGAAGTTGTACCTTGTCGAAGCGATGGCCCATTTGCCCTCCGTCTCCGCCATGGTTGGACAGTCTGTGGACCTCTCCATATCCGAACTGATCATGACAAGGACAAAATAATCGCGAACCGAATTACAGTGAGAGAAGTGGAAACGCCGAAGGAAATCATTGCTCCAACGTCATTGCTCAGAATGTTGCAGATGGACTTCAACGATCACACCGTAAGCAAAGCACCGGACGAGCGTGGGCCTTCTCAAGAAGACAGAAAGTTTTTAACTATGGTTGAAAGGGAGACGAAAGTTGTCGACGGCCACTACCAAGTTCCTCTTCCATTGCGACATAGCGATATTATCATGCCCAACAATAAGGAGCAAGCAATCAAAAGAGCAAACTGgcagaagaaaaagatgttGAGAGATTCTAAATACCGCTCTGATTACGTTTCCTTCGTAAACGATGTCATCGCCAAAGGGTATGCACAAAGAGTTCCAAATGAGTTGCTGATACCGAACCCAGGCAAGGTGTGGTATCTACCCCATCATGGGGTGTATCACCcgaaaaaaccagaaaaaatacGCGTCGTATTTGACTGTAGTTCAAAGTTTCAGGGCGTGTCGCTCAATGACTGTCTGATGCAAGGTCCAGATATGACAAACTCCCTAGTAGGCGTGCTAACCAGATTTCGTGAAGACCCCGTAGCCTTCATGGGAGATGTGGAATCCATGTTCCACCAGGTTACAGTTCCTCCTGAACAGTATGATTACCTCCGTTTCTTATGGTGGCCAGATGGCAATCTAGAAGCCGAGCTACAAGAGTATCGGATGGTTGTACATTTATTTGGAGCGGCCTCGTCGCCAAGTGTCGCTAACTTTGCCCTTAAGCGAACCGCAAGGGATAACGAAGATAAGTACGGTACCTTGGTTGCTGACACGCTGCGAAATAACTTTTATGTGGACGATTGTCTACGTTCCGTAAGCTCGGAAGGTAAAGCAGTCGAGCTGATTGAAGGTCTTCGGCAATCCTGTAAGAAAGGTGGATTCCGCCTCACCAAATTCACTTCCAATAGTCGTGCAGTTTTAGAGTCTATACCAGAGGATGAGCGATCGAAAGAAGTCAGATCAATAACTCTTGACTGTGACAACCTCCCTATCGAGCGTGCCTTAGGGATACAGTGGTGCGTACAATCAGATTGTTTTGGATTTCGAATCGTCATTAACAGCAAACCGTTTACAAGACGAGGAGTCATGTCCACCATCTCATCAATCTTTGATCCCCTGGGCTTCATCGCTCCTTTCACACTTCTAGCGAAGAAGCTGTTACAGGATCTCTGCCGCAATGAAGATCTCGACTGGGATGACGACATTCCGGAAGACTACCGCAGTAAATGGCTAAGATGGTGTGGAGAGCTTCCGTTACTAGAGCAATTTCACATTGATCGGTGTCACAAACCGCCGGGTTTTGGCCCAGTTGTCTCCAGACAGCTCCATCTGTTCTCCGATGCAAGCCAGGTGGGGTATGGATGCGTTGCCTACCTACGTCTAATGGATAACATGGGTCGCATACATTGTTCCTTTTTAATGGGGAAGGCTCGTCTTGCACCTATTAAGGCCGTAACAGTCCCACGCTTAGAATTAACTGCAGCAACCGTATCTGTTCGCGTGGGACAAATGCTGTATGAAGAGCTTGAAGTTAAGCCTGAGTCTATCATCTATCACACCGACTCGACGACGGTTCTCCGCTACATAAGAAACGAGCGGAGGAGGTTTCAGATATTCGTGGCAAATCGTGTGCAATTGATCAGGGACTTCACTAGTCCTATGCAGTGGAAATACGTGGACACCAGTAGCAATCCGGCAGATGATGCCTCAAGAGGACTTTCCGCCGCTGGACTTCTGCAGCAGCAACGCTGGTCAAATGGTCCACACTTCCTAGGGAAATCAGAAAAGGACTGGCCGCAGCAGCCCTTTCCAGTCGGTGAGGTCCCAGATGACGACCCTGAGGTCAGAAAAGTTGCTTCCGCCGGTACCATGGTAATGGAAGCCACGGCTACGTCAGTTAACAAGCTAATAGAATACCACTCGAGTTGGTATCGCCTGAGATTGTCGGTGGCCGCATTCCTTAGAATCAAGGCTGTATTGCGAAAACGGAAGGAGATTAGAGGCCAGGGTTCTCTCGAGATAGATTCGGACCATGGTCAGGCAAGGTCGGGCGTGAAGTCACTACAAGCTGAAACGAAGGTAGTGGGTGACTGCTGCGCACCGCTCTCAGTTCAAGAGTTTGAAGAGGCCGAGATGGCCATCCTTCGCTTCGTACAGTTGCAGTCCTTCAGTAGAGAGTTTGACGCTCTCAGACAAGTCAGTGACAAAGGCGGTGGAGACGAACGGGGTCGggcaaagcaaaagaaaatg GCCTCCTTCGTGTTGGTGGCCGCCTTAGCCGCGCTGACGATCTTCCAGAAGAAACGAAACACCCCATCATCTTACCTCGCAAGAGTCACGTTATGA
- the LOC131784078 gene encoding zinc finger MYM-type protein 1-like, whose amino-acid sequence MVVTSPTTESAPVPEGYGTTPDHIILQPDKTVGLGDIGRYINSEMTTKEVEDTVIALSREKKYEILTQHFSPPSHYKFPGTYENGCLRSFRTTLTCVFDKEKEKRIEENRQILKAIARAVLYCGRQCIALRGHREKLTQSENPGNFLALLKVPSESDLVLEAHLKTGGRVTYLSPQSQNEMIEVIGKHFIQKKIGEEILEAKYYSILGDEATSHNEEKLSIVVRFIDANKDIREEFLEFKDLERTMGAAISETLLSTLRSLNIPIEDCCGQGYDGAASMSSQRVGVQANIPTHAPNAAYVHCASHCLNLVVSHACSLQPIRNMINKITQVCLFFNYSPKRNGLLTAVVRYLIAIIKFPRVMGHANVFAIF is encoded by the exons ATGGTCGTGACTTCGCCGACAACAGAGTCAGCGCCAGTTCCCGAGGGTTATGGAACAACTCCAGATCACATCATTTTGCAGCCAGACAAAACAGTTGGTTTGGGAGATATTGGTCGGTATATCAACTCTGAAATGACAACGAAAGAAGTTGAGGACACAGTAATAGCCCTTTCAAGAGAAAAGAAGTATGAAATTTTAACTCAACATTTTTCACCTCCATCTCATTATAAGTTCCCTGGAACATATGAAAATGGCTGCTTACGCTCTTTTCG CACTACACTGACTTGCGTATTtgacaaggaaaaggaaaaacgcatTGAAGAAAACCGTCAAATCTTGAAAGCCATTGCCAGAGCAGTGTTGTATTGTGGTCGCCAGTGTATTGCATTACGTGGCCATAGGGAAAAGCTTACTCAGTCAGAAAACCCGGGCAACTTCCTGGCATTACTGAAGGTCCCATCAGAAAGCGATCTGGTATTGGAAGCCCACCTAAAGACAGGTGGGAGAGTCACCTACCTTTCTCCGCAGTCTCAGAATGAGATGATTGAAGTGATTGGAAAGCACTTCATTCAAAAGAAGATAGGGGAAGAAATCTTAGAAGCTAAGTATTATTCAATCTTAGGTGACGAAGCTACAAGCCATAACGAGGAAAAGCTATCTATCGTTGTTCGCTTCATAGATGCCAACAAAGACATCAGGGAAGAGTTTCTGGAGTTCAAAGATTTAGAACGAACTATGGGCGCTGCAATTTCTGAAACCTTGTTATCTACCCTGCGTTCCCTGAACATTCCTATTGAAGATTGCTGTGGCCAAGGTTATGATGGTGCAGCATCAATGAGCAGCCAAAGGGTTGGAGTCCAGGCAAATATCCCAACACACGCACCAAACGCTGCTTACGTCCACTGTGCAAGCCATTGTCTCAATCTAGTTGTATCTCATGCCTGTTCCCTTCAACCGATTCGAAACATGATTAACAAGATAACGCAAGTTTGCCTCTTTTTCAATTACAGCCCCAAGCGAAATGGTCTGCTGACTGCCGTCGTCAGGTATTTAATTGCTATCATTAAGTTTCCACGCGTGATGGGACACGCGAACGTTTTTGCTATCTTTTAG
- the LOC131776225 gene encoding uncharacterized protein — protein sequence MADLPKDRVTPAPPFTYTGVDYFGPYMIKEGRKGLKRYGCLFTCLASRAVHIETANSLETDSFIQALRRFIARRGAIREIWSDNGTNFVGAKTELQQAVYEMNNEQIRSRLHLEGTDWIFNPPSASHMGGIWERQIRTTRKVLTVLLHEHGSRLDDESFRTLLCEVEAIINSRPLTFASSDPDDLNPLSPSNLLTMKTSVVLPPAGVFQRADVYMRRRWRRVQYLANLFWTRWKREYLPTLQPRSKWNSPKRNLAVGDVVLLKDDNCPRSVWPMGRVISAESDKKGLVRTVHLKTQTSQLRRPVDKVVLLLAKEEQSCLDNEQ from the coding sequence ATGGCTGACTTGCCTAAAGACCGAGTGACTCCAGCCCCGCCATTTACGTATACTGGCGTGGATTACTTCGGTCCGTACATGATCAAAGAAGGTCGAAAGGGACTCAAACGGTACGGATGccttttcacatgtttagcAAGTAGAGCAGTGCATATTGAGACCGCCAATTCTCTCGAAACAGATTCATTTATCCAGGCTCTGAGGCGATTTATTGCTCGTCGTGGGGCTATCCGAGAGATCTGGAGCGACAACGGAACAAATTTTGTAGGCGCCAAGACAGAGTTACAGCAAGCAGTTTACGAAATGAACAACGAGCAAATCAGAAGCAGGCTGCATCTAGAGGGTACAGATTGGATTTTCAACCCACCGAGTGCCAGCCACATGGGCGGCATTTGGGAGCGGCAGATTCGCACTACCCGCAAAGTACTCACTGTTCTACTCCATGAGCATGGCTCCCGTCTGGATGACGAATCCTTTAGAACTCTACTATGTGAAGTTGAAGCTATCATTAACTCGAGACCGCTAACATTCGCTTCGAGTGATCCCGATGACCTCAACCCACTAAGTCCCAGCAATCTCCTGACGATGAAAACCAGCGTTGTACTTCCCCCAGCAGGAGTTTTTCAACGCGCAGATGTCTATATGAGGCGGCGCTGGCGGAGAGTGCAGTACTTGGCAAACTTATTTTGGACGCGTTGGAAGAGAGAATATCTCCCAACTCTCCAACCTCGTTCGAAGTGGAACAGTCCCAAACGGAATCTAGCTGTCGGAGACGTTGTCCTGTTGAAAGACGACAACTGCCCGAGGAGTGTTTGGCCGATGGGACGAGTCATAAGCGCGGAATCAGACAAGAAGGGGTTGGTACGCACGGTTCATTTGAAGACCCAAACCTCCCAACTACGCAGACCAGTTGACAAGGTTGTCCTCTTGCTAGCTAAGGAAGAACAATCGTGCCTCGATAATGAACAATGA
- the LOC131784132 gene encoding uncharacterized protein, whose protein sequence is MQLALNNLAARRRRVLNLACLVLLLISHRNVTVPRPVCSCRRLKRNSGWWENVCNTYSDVRFKKTFRVSRGTFNFILRRIEPFLIRQTVTEEPIPPALRLAICLYRLSRGYYFYTIAEMSGLGVSTISSICQEVCQVLVDHLWNENVSSHMPQTEEEFKQKILDMEEFWQFPCCWTALDGCHIPMKCPPGGLQSCKEYHNFKNFYSIVLMAMVDSHYRFVWGSCGFPGNSHDAVIFRSTDLWTRIQEGLIPVIGKTVGDVTVPPLVVGDSAFPLRTWLMKPYTNAILTPKQRYFNYRLSRARMVTEGAYGQLKGRWRVLLRKSESSQDNVRITTLACMVLHNICIARDAISKKLDLSLDANGQKRNREEIRKLLQMRNCSSIRDVSLEANKVRNALCEKLWLEKETGKVC, encoded by the coding sequence ATGCAGTTGGCATTAAACAACCTTGCTGCCAGGAGAAGACGAGTTTTGAATTTGGCTTGCCTTGTATTATTGCTTATTTCCCATAGGAACGTCACAGTTCCTCGTCCAGTTTGTTCGTGTCGTCGCCTAAAAAGAAATTCTGGCTGGTGGGAAAATGTTTGCAACACCTATTCAGACGTAAGATTCAAAAAAACCTTCAGAGTATCTAGGGGGACATTTAATTTCATCCTGAGACGTATTGAACCCTTCCTTATTCGGCAAACTGTGACGGAAGAACCGATACCACCAGCGCTGAGGCTTGCTATTTGTCTGTATAGACTAAGCCGAGGATATTATTTCTATACCATCGCCGAAATGTCTGGACTAGGCGTCTCCACAATTTCCTCAATTTGTCAGGAAGTCTGTCAAGTCTTGGTGGACCATTTATGGAACGAGAATGTGTCAAGTCACATGCCCCAAACTGAAGAAgagtttaaacaaaaaattctcgACATGGAAGAATTCTGGCAATTTCCATGCTGTTGGACAGCATTGGATGGCTGCCATATTCCTATGAAATGCCCGCCTGGAGGACTTCAGTCATGCAAAGAGTAccataactttaaaaatttctatTCCATTGTACTGATGGCAATGGTAGACTCACATTACAGATTTGTGTGGGGTAGCTGCGGGTTTCCAGGAAATTCTCACGATGCAGTTATTTTTAGATCAACTGACCTTTGGACCCGTATCCAAGAAGGCCTCATTCCAGTAATTGGAAAAACTGTAGGAGATGTTACTGTTCCACCACTTGTAGTGGGGGACTCTGCATTCCCTCTACGAACATGGTTGATGAAACCATATACTAATGCAATTCTGACCCCCAAGCAACGTTACTTTAATTACCGCTTAAGCAGAGCTCGCATGGTTACAGAGGGTGCTTATGGGCAGCTCAAGGGTAGGTGGAGGGTCCTACTCCGAAAGAGTGAAAGCAGTCAAGATAATGTCCGCATAACAACATTGGCATGTATGGTTCTCCACAATATATGCATTGCACGAGATGCCATTTCAAAAAAGCTTGATTTGAGTTTGGATGCAAATGGTCAAAAGAGAAATCGTGAGGAAATAAGAAAACTGTTGCAGATGAGAAATTGTTCAAGCATCAGAGATGTGTCACTGGAGGCAAATAAAGTAAGGAATGCACTATGTGAAAAACTATGGCTTGAGAAGGAAACTGGCAAAGTCTGTTAA